In Labrys wisconsinensis, the following proteins share a genomic window:
- a CDS encoding phasin family protein translates to MATPKTPETAPPAGAVPAKPRPEAPAAAKPEVAAKPEPAAVAEPEVAAKPEAAAAVEPAVVLAQTVEETAAAVQDAARDTVETAAAKAEEVTEQIRQQADETLSLVETDYATASRSISALGRKTLDSVRANTNAAFDHAVALLEVKTLSEAIELNRSFVRRQSEALAAQTREFGELAQKVAAEAAAPVRARFEKAFKTAA, encoded by the coding sequence ATGGCCACGCCGAAGACCCCCGAAACCGCACCCCCCGCCGGCGCCGTGCCGGCCAAGCCCAGGCCGGAGGCGCCCGCCGCCGCCAAGCCCGAGGTCGCCGCCAAGCCCGAGCCTGCCGCCGTGGCCGAGCCGGAGGTCGCCGCCAAGCCCGAGGCTGCCGCCGCGGTCGAGCCTGCCGTGGTGCTCGCGCAGACGGTCGAGGAGACCGCCGCCGCTGTCCAGGATGCCGCTCGCGACACTGTGGAGACCGCCGCCGCCAAGGCCGAAGAGGTCACGGAGCAGATCCGCCAGCAGGCCGACGAGACCCTGAGCCTGGTCGAGACGGACTATGCCACCGCCTCCAGGAGCATCTCGGCCCTCGGCCGCAAGACGCTCGACAGCGTGCGCGCCAACACCAACGCCGCTTTCGATCATGCCGTCGCCCTGCTCGAGGTCAAGACGCTGTCCGAGGCGATCGAGCTCAACCGCAGCTTCGTCCGCCGGCAGTCGGAGGCCCTCGCGGCCCAGACGCGGGAATTCGGCGAGCTCGCCCAGAAGGTCGCGGCCGAGGCCGCCGCGCCGGTCCGCGCCCGTTTCGAGAAGGCGTTCAAGACCGCGGCCTGA